The DNA region AACAAAGCAAGCATCAAAAACATTGGAATAATTTGGGCGGGTTTTTGAGCGTAAATGATTTGTGCCCGATATGTCATTTCTGGCAACATAATAATCGTTGCAAGTGACGTATCTTTAATCAAAGAAATGAACTGCGATACAATGGGCGGAATCATTTTTTTGTAAGCTTGCGGCAAGAGAATATACATCAAAGTTTGATAGAAACTCAGCCCATTTGATCGGCCACCTTCTAATTGGCCTTTCGGTACTGCTACGATACCACCCCGTACTATTTCAGCTAACATTGCTGATTCAAAAATTGTCAGCGCGAAAATCGTACTTCCCATCACACTAAAGTGAATATTTATCTTTGGCAAAGCAAAATAAGTAAAGAAAATAATGAGCAATAGCGGAAGATTACGAATAATGTCAATGATTAGCCCAACAATTGTTGAAACCACTGGTATTTTTACATACCGTAAAACGCCTAGAACTGATCCGATAATAAAACTCAAAATCACGGAAATAACGGCCACCTGAACGGTTACCCACATGCCCTCAAATAAAAAGCGCATGTTAACCCAAGAATATGCTTGTAAGAAATTTGTCATTGTCCTAGGCCTCCTTCGCTAATTTATTTTCAAGATGTCGCATATAGTAGCTAATCGGTAACGTGATAACGAGATAGAATAGCCCAACGATAATAAATGGATTAAAGGTATCAAATGTCAATTGCGAAATTTGATTTGCTTGATACATCAAATCAAAGCCAGCAACGAAGGCTAATACAGATGAGTTCTTAACTAAATTCACAAATTGGTTACCCAAAGGCGGAATCACGTATTTAAAAGCTTGTGGTAGGACAATCAAACGCATGCCATCCCACCAAGATAAACCATTCGATAACGCACCTTCCAACTGTCCGGCGGGAACCGCTAGAATACCTGCACGTACCGTTTCAGATATAAACGCTGATGTATATAGCATCAATCCAATAGTTCCCGAAAAGAAACCATTCATTTTAAATATCTGTGCTACAACAACATAGAAAAACATTGTGATGACTAGCAATGGTACATTCCGCAAGACTTCAATATATAGGCGGGCGATATAATACGTTATTTTATTTGGAATCACCTCTAAAATGGCAAAGAACGTCCCAAGTACTAACGAGCCAACTAATGCAATGAGACTTGCCAAAAGGGTCCAGCCAAAGCCGACTAAAAATTCATGACTGTGCGCACTAAATAATTCAATCATTATTTTGCCATCTCCTTCCAGTCCATACCAGGTACATTGCCAAACCATTTTTTGATTAATTTAGCATAGGTCCCATCTTGATGTAGTGTATCAATTGCATGGTTAATTTTTTTGACTAATTTTGGATTATCTTTGGCAATTGCGATTCCGTATGGTTCGTTAGTAAACGTCCCACCTACCATCTTTAACGTATGATCTTCTTCAGCCATCCCAGCAATAATCCCAGAATCAGTTGTTAGGACATCCCCTTGTTTTGCTTTTAAAGCTGACAAGGCGGTTGCATAATCCGGTAAAGCTAAAACATCAGCTTTAGGTGCCATTTTAGAAATGACCTGAACCGACGTTGAACCAGCCACACCAACAACTGTCACGCC from Weissella diestrammenae includes:
- a CDS encoding amino acid ABC transporter permease, which gives rise to MTNFLQAYSWVNMRFLFEGMWVTVQVAVISVILSFIIGSVLGVLRYVKIPVVSTIVGLIIDIIRNLPLLLIIFFTYFALPKINIHFSVMGSTIFALTIFESAMLAEIVRGGIVAVPKGQLEGGRSNGLSFYQTLMYILLPQAYKKMIPPIVSQFISLIKDTSLATIIMLPEMTYRAQIIYAQKPAQIIPMFLMLALLYFILNYALSKIANIFDRRMAV
- a CDS encoding amino acid ABC transporter permease → MIELFSAHSHEFLVGFGWTLLASLIALVGSLVLGTFFAILEVIPNKITYYIARLYIEVLRNVPLLVITMFFYVVVAQIFKMNGFFSGTIGLMLYTSAFISETVRAGILAVPAGQLEGALSNGLSWWDGMRLIVLPQAFKYVIPPLGNQFVNLVKNSSVLAFVAGFDLMYQANQISQLTFDTFNPFIIVGLFYLVITLPISYYMRHLENKLAKEA